The following are encoded in a window of Bos indicus isolate NIAB-ARS_2022 breed Sahiwal x Tharparkar chromosome 7, NIAB-ARS_B.indTharparkar_mat_pri_1.0, whole genome shotgun sequence genomic DNA:
- the PCDH1 gene encoding protocadherin-1 isoform X3, with amino-acid sequence MDCRARGRRCPESALLILEPAPMGPLRHSPGPGERRLLLPTLLLALLLLLAPSPGHATRVVYKVAEEQPPNTLIGSLAADYGFPDVGHLYKLEVGAPYLRVDGKTGDIFTTETSIDREGLRECQNQLPGEPCILEFEVSITDLVQNGSPRLLEGQIEVQDINDNTPNFASPVITLPIPENTNIGSLFSIPVASDRDAGPNGVASYELQVGPEAQELFGLQVAEDQEGKQPQLIVMGNLDRERLDSYDLTIKVQDGGNPPRASSALLRVTVLDTNDNAPKFERPSYEAELSENSPIGHSVIQVKANDSDQGANAEIDYTFHQAPEVVRRLLRLDRNTGLITVQGPVDREDLSTLRFSVLAKDRGTNPKSARAQVVVTVKDMNDNAPTIEIRGIGLVTHQDGMANISEDVAEETAVALVQVSDRDEGENAAVTCVVAGDVPFQLRQASETGSDSKKKYFLQTTTPLDYEKVKDYTIEIVAVDSGNPPLSSTNSLKVQVVDVNDNAPVFTQSITEVAFPENNKPGEVVAEVTASDADSGSNAELVYSLEPEPAAKGLFTISPETGEIRVKTSLDREQRESYELKVVAADRGSPSLQGTATVLVNVLDCNDNDPKFMLSGYNFSVMENMPALSPVGMVTVIDGDKGENARVQLTVEQDNGDFVIQNGTGTILSSLSFDREQQSTYTFQLKAVDGGVPPRSAYVGVTINVLDENDNAPFITAPSNTSHRLLTPQTRLGETVSQVTAEDIDSGVNAELTYSIAGGNPYGLFQIGSHSGAITLEKEIERRHHGLHRLVVKVSDRGKPPRYGTALVHLYVNETLANRTLLETLLGHSLDTPLDIDIAGDPEYERSKQRGNILFGVVAGVVAVALLIALAVLVRYCRQREAKSGYQAGKKETKDLYAPKPSSKVSKGNKSKGKKSKSPKPVKPVEDEDETGLQKSLKFNLMSDAPGDSPRIHLPLNYPPGSPDLGRHYRSNSPLPSIQLQPQSPSASKKHQVVQELPPANTFVGTGDTTSTGSEQYSDYSYRTNPPKYPSKQLPHRRVTFSATSQAQELQDPSQHSYYDSGLEESETPSSKSSSGPRLGPLALPEDHYERTTPDGSIGEMEHPENEPAGRSRP; translated from the exons ATGGACTGCAGGGCCCGCGGCCGGCGCTGCCCAGAGTCGG CTCTCCTGATTCTGGAGCCTGCCCCAATGGGGCCCCTGAGGCAcagcccaggccctggggagCGACGTCTGCTGTTGCCCACCCTGCTgctagcactgctgctgctgctggctccGTCCCCAGGCCATGCCACTCGGGTGGTGTACAAGGTGGCTGAGGAACAGCCGCCCAATACCCTCATCGGGAGCCTCGCCGCTGACTACGGTTTTCCCGACGTGGGCCACCTGTACAAACTAGAGGTGGGCGCTCCGTACCTGCGGGTGGATGGCAAGACGGGCGACATCTTTACCACAGAGACCTCTATCGACCGTGAGGGGCTCCGTGAATGCCAGAACCAGCTCCCTGGTGAGCCCTGTATCCTGGAGTTTGAGGTGTCTATCACAGACCTTGTGCAGAATGGCAGCCCCCGGCTGCTGGAGGGCCAGATAGAGGTTCAGGACATCAATGACAACACGCCCAACTTCGCCTCGCCAGTCATCACACTGCCCATCCCCGAGAACACCAACATCGGCTCACTCTTCTCCATCCCGGTGGCTTCGGATCGAGATGCTGGCCCCAACGGTGTGGCGTCATATGAGCTGCAGGTGGGGCCCGAGGCCCAGGAGCTATTTGGGCTGCAGGTGGCAGAGGACCAGGAGGGGAAGCAGCCGCAGCTCATCGTGATGGGCAACCTGGACCGGGAACGCCTGGATTCTTACGACCTCACCATCAAGGTGCAGGATGGTGGCAACCCCCCACGTGCCAGCAGCGCCCTGCTTCGGGTCACCGTGCTCGACACCAATGACAATGCCCCCAAGTTCGAGCGGCCGTCCTACGAGGCTGAGCTGTCTGAGAACAGCCCCATAGGCCACTCAGTCATCCAG GTGAAGGCCAACGACTCAGACCAAGGTGCCAACGCAGAGATCGACTACACTTTCCACCAGGCACCTGAAGTCGTGAGACGCCTTCTACGACTGGACAGGAACACCGGACTTATCACTGTGCAGGGCCCCGTGGACCGTGAGGACCTGAGCACCCTGCGTTTCTCGGTGCTTGCCAAGGACCGTGGCACCAACCCCAAGAGTGCCCGAGCCCAGGTGGTGGTGACTGTGAAGGACATGAACGACAATGCACCCACCATCGAGATCCGTGGCATAGGGCTGGTGACGCACCAGGACGGGATGGCCAACATCTCAGAGGATGTGGCGGAAGAGACAGCTGTGGCCCTGGTGCAGGTATCTGACAGAGACGAGGGAGAGAATGCGGCTGTCACCTGTGTGGTAGCAGGCGATGTGCCCTTCCAACTCCGCCAGGCCAGCGAGACGGGAAGTGACAGCAAGAAGAAGTACTTCCTGCAAACCACCACCCCGCTCGACTATGAGAAGGTCAAAGACTACACCATCGAGATTGTGGCCGTGGATTCTGGCAACCCGCCACTCTCCAGCACCAATTCCCTCAAGGTGCAGGTGGTGGACGTCAATGACAATGCGCCTGTCTTCACCCAGAGCATCACTGAGGTCGCTTTCCCAGAAAACAACAAGCCGGGTGAAGTGGTTGCCGAGGTCACTGCCAGTGACGCCGACTCGGGCTCCAATGCTGAGCTGGTTTACTCTCTGGAGCCTGAGCCAGCTGCCAAGGGCCTCTTCACCATCTCACCTGAAACTGGAGAGATCCGGGTGAAGACATCCCTGGATAGGGAACAGAGGGAAAGCTATGAGTTGAAGGTGGTGGCAGCTGACCGGGGCAGCCCTAGTCTCCAGGGCACAGCCACCGTCCTCGTCAACGTGCTGGACTGCAATGACAACGACCCCAAGTTTATGCTGAGTGGCTACAACTTCTCGGTGATGGAGAACATGCCGGCACTGAGTCCAGTGGGCATGGTGACTGTCATTGATGGGGACAAGGGGGAGAACGCACGGGTGCAGCTCACGGTGGAGCAGGACAATGGTGACTTTGTTATCCAGAATGGCACGGGCACCATACTCTCCAGCCTGAGCTTCGATCGGGAGCAACAAAGCACCTATACCTTCCAACTGAAAGCTGTGGACGGTGGTGTCCCACCTCGCTCAGCTTATGTTGGTGTCACCATCAACGTGCTGGATGAGAATGACAACGCACCTTTTATCACTGCCCCTTCTAACACCTCCCACCGGCTGCTGACCCCCCAGACCCGTCTGGGTGAGACGGTCAGCCAGGTGACAGCTGAGGACATTGACTCTGGTGTCAATGCCGAGCTGACCTACAGCATCGCTGGTGGCAACCCTTATGGACTTTTCCAGATTGGGTCACATTCTGGTGCCatcaccctggagaaggagattgAGCGCCGCCACCATGGGCTGCACCGCTTAGTCGTGAAGGTCAGTGACCGCGGCAAGCCCCCACGCTACGGCACAGCCTTGGTCCACCTGTATGTCAACGAGACTCTGGCCAACCGCACGCTGCTCGAGACCCTACTGGGCCACAGCTTGGACACACCGCTGGACATTGACATCGCCGGGGACCCAGAATATGAGCGCTCCAAGCAGCGCGGCAACATCCTCTTTGGCGTGGTGGCTGGTGTCGTGGCCGTGGCCTTGCTCATCGCCCTGGCTGTGCTCGTGCGCTACTGCCGGCAACGGGAGGCCAAGAGTGGCTACCAGGCTGGCAAGAAGGAGACCAAGGACCTGTACGCCCCCAAGCCCAGCAGCAAAGTTTCCAAGGGCAACAAAAGCAAGGGCAAGAAGAGCAAGTCTCCCAAGCCTGTGAAACCGGTGGAGGATGAGGATGAGACTGGCCTGCAGAAGTCTCTCAAGTTCAACCTGATGAGCGACGCCCCTGGGGACAGTCCACGCATCCACCTGCCCCTCAACTACCCACCAGGCAGCCCTGACCTGGGTCGCCACTATCGCTCTAATTCCCCACTGCCTTCCATCCAGTTGCAGCCCCAGTCGCCTTCCGCCTCCAAGAAGCACCAGGTGGTGCAGGAACTGCCGCCTGCAAACACATTCGTGGGCACCGGGGACACGACGTCCACGGGCTCTGAGCAGTACTCCGACTACAGCTACCGCACCAACCCCCCCAAATACCCCAGCAAGCAG TTACCTCACCGCCGCGTCACCTTCTCCGCCACCAGCCAGGCCCAGGAGCTCCAGGACCCGTCCCAGCATAGTTACTACGATAGTGGCCTGGAGGAGTCTGAGACGCCATCCAGCAAGTCGTCGTCAGGGCCCCGACTGGGTCCCCTGGCTCTGCCTGAGGATCACTATGAGCGCACCACCCCTGATGGCAGCATAGGAGAGATGGAGCACCCCGAGAACG AGCCGGCTGGCAGGAGCAGGCCCTGA